Genomic segment of Ewingella sp. CoE-038-23:
ATGTGGTTCCGGCGGAAAATACCACCGGTTCCGCGGTACAGGTTCAGCATGTTCTGGCTGACTTAGTGAAGCAAGGCGCGAGCTTCGCCGCGATGGAAGTCTCTTCCCACGGTTTGGTTCAGCATCGCGTTGCCGCGCTGCCCTTCGCCGCTGCTGCTTTTACCAACCTGAGCCGTGACCATCTGGATTACCACGGCGATATGCAAACTTATGAAGAAGCCAAATGGCTGCTGTTTGCATCGCATCAGGTTGGGCAGAAAATCATTAATGCTGACGACGAAGTGGGTCTGCGCTGGCTGCAAAAGTCACCGGACGCCATCGCCGTCACTATGGAAGATAAGATCCCGGCTGATTGGAAAGGGCGCTGGTTGGCAGCTCGCAGCGTGAATTACCACGACGGCGGCGCCAGCGTGAACATTGATTCCAGCTGGGGTGAAGGCCTGATTGAAAGCCGCCTGATGGGCGCATTCAACGTCAGCAACCTGCTGGTGGCCTTGGCGACTCTGCTCTCCCTCGATTATCCGCTGAAAGACCTGCTGGCAACCTCCGCCCAGTTGCAGCCGGTTTGTGGCCGTATGGAAGTGTTTAATGCGCCGGGCAAGCCGACGGTGGTGGTGGATTATGCCCACACGCCGGATGCTCTGGAGAAAGCGTTAGCCGCGGCGCGCCTGCACTGCAAAGGCCAGCTGTGGTGTGTGTTCGGCTGTGGCGGCGACCGCGACAAAGGTAAGCGGCCACTTATGGGTGGCATTGCCGAGCAGTACGCCGATCGCGTGATCGTGACTGACGATAACCCGCGTAGCGAAGAGCCGCGCGCTATCGTGGCCGATATCCTTGCCGGGCTGCTCGACGCGGGCCGTGCCTTAGAGATTCATGGCCGCGCCGAAGCCGTCACTAGCGCCATCATGCAAGCCGCAGAAGATGACGTGGTGTTGATTGCCGGTAAAGGCCACGAGGATTACCAGTTGGTGGGGAATCAGCGTCTGGACTACTCGGACCGCACCACCGCAGCCCGCTTACTGGGGGTAGTCGCATGATCCGCGTTTCCCTTCAGGCTCTGGCTAACGAAATCAATGCCGAGTTGATCGGCGCGGACGCGCAGATTGACGCCGTGGTGACCGATACCCGCAAAATTGAGTCGGGCTGCCTGTTCGTCGCGCTCAAAGGCGAAAAATTTGATGCTCACGACTTTGCTGCTGATGCCATTGCCGCAGGAGCGGGGGCATTGTTGGTAAGTAAGCGCTTACTGGTGGACGTTCCACAACTGGTGGTTGCCGACACTCGCATCGCGCTCGGCCGCCTTGGCGCCTGGGTTCGCCAGCAGGTTCCAGCCCGCGTGGTTGGCCTGACCGGCTCCTCTGGCAAGACCTCGGTTAAAGAGATGACTGCGGCGATTTTGCGCCAGTGCGGCAACGTGCTCTATACCGCAGGCAACTTCAACAACGACATCGGCGTGCCATTAACCCTGTTGCGCCTGACTGCGGAACACGATTTCGCCGTGATCGAGATGGGCGCTAACCACGGCGGCGAAATTGCTTACACCACCGATTTAGTGCGTCCTGAGACTGCACTGGTCAATAACCTCGCCGCTGCCCACCTCGAAGGTTTTGGTTCACTGGCGGGCGTTGCTCAGGCCAAGGGTGAAATCTTTGAAGGTTTACCGGCCAATGGCGTCGCCATTCTCAATGCTGACAGCAGCGACTGGCCGCACTGGCAGCGCCATCTGCATAACAAAACCGTCTGGCGCTTCTCGCCGGAAGCTGGCGAAGACATTGATTTTTATGCCTCAGACGTAGAGATAAGCCCGCTGAAAACGGCGTTTACTCTGCATGCACCGCAAGGCGTGGTGGACGTTTCTCTGCCGCTGCCGGGGCGTCATAACATTGCAAATGCGCTGGCCGCCGCGGCCTTGGCGCTCTCCGTTGGCGCGACGTTAGACAATGTTCGCCAAGGCTTATCCACTTTACAAGCCGTGCCGGGGCGTCTGTTCCCCATCGCTCTGAGTGAAGGCAAAACGCTGCTTGATGACAGCTACAACGCCAATGTGGGTTCCATGACGGCTGCCGCGCAGACGCTGGCTGAAATGCCGGGTTATCGCGTGATGGCGGTGGGCGACATGGGCGAGCTAGGCGCAGAAAGCGAGAATTGCCATCGCGAAGTGGGTGAAGCCATCCGCGAAGCAGGCATCGATAAAGTTTTCAGCGTGGGTAACGCCAGTAAAACCATCAGTGACGCCAGTGGCTGTGGCGAACATCTGCAAGATAAGTCAGCCCTGACGGCCCGTTTAACAAGCTTGCTGTCAGAACATGCGGTCATCACCGTTTTAATTAAGGGTTCACGTAGTGCCGCCATGGAGCAGGTAGTACGGGCGTTACAGGAGAATGCAACATGCTAGTTTGGCTGGCCGAACATTTGGTCAAATATTATTCCGGCTTCAACGTCTTTTCATACCTGACGTTTCGCGCCATCGTCAGCCTGCTGACCGCATTATTCCTCTCTTTGTGGATGGGGCCTCGCGTGATTGCCCGTCTGCAAAAAATGTCTTTCGGCCAGGTCGTGCGTAACGACGGCCCTGAGTCGCACTTTAGTAAGCGCGGCACGCCAACCATGGGCGGATTGATGATCCTGACCTCCATCACCATTTCGGTGCTGATGTGGGCCTATCCGTCTAACCCTTACGTCTGGTGCGTGCTGTTCGTGCTGGTCGGCTACGGCATCGTCGGCTTTGTCGATGACTATCGCAAAGTGGTGCGCAAAGACACCAAGGGCTTGATTGCTCGCTGGAAATACTTCTGGCAGTCAGTGATCGCACTGGCCGTGGCTTTCACCATGTACGCGATTGGCAAAGACACACCGGCCACCGAGCTGGTTGTACCGTTCTTTAAAGACATCATGCCGCAGCTCGGCCTGCTTTACATCTTGCTGAGCTACTTCGTGATTGTCGGCACTAGTAACGCCGTCAACCTGACCGACGGCCTTGATGGTTTAGCCATCATGCCAACCGTGTTTGTTGCCGCAGGCTTTGCGCTGGTGGCATGGGCGACCGGCAACATGAACTTCGCAAACTATCTGCACATTCCATATCTGCGTCACGCGGGTGAGCTGGTGATCGTCTGTACCGCCATTGTCGGCGCGGGTTTGGGCTTCTTATGGTTCAACACCTATCCGGCGCAGGTCTTCATGGGCGACGTGGGTTCACTGGCACTGGGTGGCGCGCTCGGCACCATCGCTGTGCTGCTGCGCCAAGAGTTCTTATTGGTGATCATGGGCGGGGTGTTTGTGGTTGAAACTCTGTCGGTCATCTTGCAGGTAGGTTCCTTTAAGTTACGTGGGCAGCGCATCTTCCGCATGGCGCCAATTCACCACCATTACGAACTTAAAGGCTGGCCAGAACCACGCGTCATCGTGCGCTTCTGGATTATTTCGCTGATGCTGGTGCTGATTGGCCTGGCGACGCTGAAGGTACGGTAATTATGGCTGACTATCAGGGTAAAAAAGTGGTCATTATCGGGCTGGGCCTTACCGGGCTCTCCTGTGTTGATTTCTTTATGGCGCGCGGCGTAACGCCTCGCGTTATTGATACCCGCGTCAGCCCGCCGGGCTTGGATAAGCTGGCGGACAGCGTAGAGCGTCACCTTGGTTCACTCAATGAAGATTGGCTGTTGGATGCCGATTTGATCGTGGCAAGCCCGGGCATGGCATTGGCAACCCCGGCGCTTAGCGCGGCGATTGACGCCGGTGTCGAAGTCGTTGGCGATATCGAGCTGTTCTGCCGCGAAGTGCAGGCGCCGATTGTGGCTATCACGGGTTCCAACGGTAAAAGCACGGTGACCACGCTGGTCGGCGAAATGGCCAAGGCGGCGGGCTGGAAAGTCGGCGTCGGCGGCAATATCGGTTTACCGGCGCTGAGCATGCTGGGGCAGGACTACCAGCTGTTCGTGCTGGAACTTTCCAGCTTCCAGCTTGAAACCACCCATAGCTTGCAGGCTGCTGCTGCCACCATCCTCAACGTGACTGAAGACCATATGGATCGCTATCCGTTTGGTTTGCAGCAGTATCGCGGCGCGAAGCTGAAAGTGTATGAGAACGCCAAGCTGTGCGTGGTGAATGCCGATGACGCGCTGACCATGCCTATTCGCGGCGCAGACAGCCGCTGTGTGAGCTTCGGCGTTGATGTCGGTGATTACCACCTCACGCGCCAGCAGAATGACATCTGGCTGCGCGTGCGCGGCGAGCGGGTGTTGAACACCAAAGAGATGCCGCTGACTGGGCGTCATAACTATACCAATGCGCTGGCCGCGCTGGCTTTGGCGGATGCCGTCGGCGTGCCGCAATCCTCAAGTTTGCAAGCACTAACCCACTTCACCGGTCTTGCCCATCGCTTCCAGATGGCATGGCAGCATAACGGCGTGCGCTGGATTAACGATTCCAAAGCGACCAACGTTGGCAGCACTGAAGCGGCCTTAAATGGCCTTGAAGTAGAAGGCACTCTGCACCTGCTGTTGGGCGGTGACGGTAAGTCAGCCGATTTCTCGCCGCTGGCGCGTTATCTGCAAGGCGACAACATCCGCGTCTACTGCTTTGGCCGTGACGGCGCAGAGCTGGCTGAACTGCGCCCCGAAGTGTCCAGCACCTTCGACACTATGGAGCAGGCGATGCGTCACATTAGCGGACAGCTTTCTGCTGGCGATATGGTATTGCTGTCGCCAGCTTGCGCCAGCCTCGACCAGTTCCGCAACTTTGAACAGCGCGGCGACCTGTTTGCTGCTCTCGCGAAGGAGCTTGGCTGATGCGTATTCCAGGGTTGAGCCTCGCGGGCAAATTTAATGACTGGGTGATGGGGTCGAAAGAGAACGAGTCCACCACGCTGGTGCTGTATGACCGAACTCTGCTGTGGCTGACCTTTGGTCTGGCGATTATCGGCTTTGTAATGGTGACTTCGGCCTCCATGCCGATTGGCCAGCGTCTGGCCGATGACCCTTTCCTGTTTGCCAAGCGTGATGCGATTTACCTCGGCCTGGCCTTCGGCCTGTCTTTGGTGACGCTGCGCGTGCCGATGATTGTCTGGCAGAAGTACAGCAACGTTTTACTGCTGATCTCCATCGTCATGCTGCTGGTGGTGCTGGTGGTAGGTAGCTCGGTCAACGGGGCATCGCGCTGGATCTCATTCGGTCCGCTGCGTATCCAGCCTGCGGAGTTCTCCAAGCTGTCGCTGTTCTGCTATCTCGCCAGCTATCTGGTGCGCAAGGTTGATGAGGTGCGAAGCAACTTCTGGGGCTTCTGTAAGCCAATGGGCGTGATGGTGATTCTTGCCGTCCTGCTGCTGGCCCAGCCCGACTTGGGTACCGTGGTGGTACTGTTCATTACCACCCTTGCCATGCTGTTTCTGGCCGGGGCGAAGATGTGGCAGTTTCTGGCGATTATCGGCTCCGGCGCCTTCGCGGTGGTGCTGCTTATCGTGGCAGAACCTTACCGTATGCGACGCGTGACTTCCTTCTGGAATCCATGGGCCGATCCGTTCGGCAGTGGCTACCAATTAACCCAGTCACTGATGGCGTTTGGTCGCGGTGAATTCTGGGGGCAGGGTTTAGGTAACTCCGTACAAAAGCTAGAGTATTTGCCGGAAGCACATACCGACTTCATCTTCTCCATTTTAGGGGAAGAGTTAGGGTATTTCGGTGTGGTTTTAGCGTTGTTAATGGTATTCTTCGTCGCTTTTCGTGCGATGTCGATTGGCCGTCGCGCTTTAGAGATCGATCAGCGTTTTTCAGGCTTTTTATCTTGCTCCATCGGCGTGTGGTTTAGCTTCCAGGCGCTGGTAAACGTCGGGGCCGCGGCGGGTATGCTGCCGACCAAAGGCTTGACCCTGCCATTGATCAGTTATGGTGGTTCGAGCTTGCTGATTATGTCCACGGCAATCGTATTGTTGCTGCGTGTAGATTTTGAAACGCGTCTGGCTAAAGCCCAGGCGTTTGTAAGGAGTGCCCGATGAGTGGCAAGACCAAGCGTTTAATGGTGATGGCAGGCGGTACCGGCGGACACGTTTTCCCGGGACTGGCGGTTGCACATCATTTGATGGCGCAGGGCTGGGAAGTGCGCTGGTTAGGCACTGCCGACCGCATGGAAGCCGATTTAGTGCCTAAAAACGGCATCGAGATTGATTTCATTCAGATCTCCGGATTACGTGGGAAAGGTCTGAAAGCGCAACTCACCGCGCCACTTCGCATATATCATGCGTGGCGTCAGGCGAAAGTCATCATGCGTCGTTTTCAGCCAGACGTGGTTCTGGGCATGGGCGGATACGTCTCTGGCCCCGGCGGTTTGGCGGCGTGGTCTTGCGGCATCCCCGTGGTGCTGCACGAGCAAAATGGTATCGCCGGGCTGACGAATCGCTGGTTGTCGCGCATTGCGAAGAAAGTATTACAGGCATTCCCGGGTGCATTCCCGAATGCCGACGTGGTGGGTAACCCGGTGCGCACTGACGTGCTGGCGCTGCCACTGCCGGATGTGCGTCTGGCGGATCGTCAAGGCCCGATTCGCGTGTTGGTGGTGGGTGGCAGTCAGGGCGCGCGCGTGCTGAACCAAACCATGCCGGAACTGGCCGCGCTGCTGGGGGATAAAATCACCCTGTGGCATCAGGTGGGCAAAGGCGCGCTGGGGACTGTCGAGCAGGCGTATGAAAAAGTCGGCCAGACCCAGCATAAAATCACCGAGTTTATCGATGATATGGCCGAGGCCTACGCGTGGGCGGACGTGGTGGTGTGTCGCTCCGGCGCATTGACCGTCAGCGAAATCGCTGCGGCAGGCTTGCCCGCGATTTTCGTGCCGTTCCAGCACAAAGACCGTCAGCAATATTGGAACGCGCTGCCACTGGAGAAAGCCGGTGCAGCCAAAATTATCGAACAGGCGAATTTCAGCGCCGCTGCGGTGGCTGATGCGATGTCTGGCTGGGACAGAACCCACTTGCTGGAAATGGCGCGGGCCGCGCGTGCGGTAGCCATTCCCGACGCCACCGAGCGCGTTGCCGCAGAAGTGGTTGCCGCCAGCGAAAAATGAATATGAACGGGCCGCTTTTTATGCGGTCCGAGCCGTAAGTAACGGATTAATCAGTAACCGGAAATAGTGAAGAAAAACGTGAATACACAACAATTGGCGAAACTACGTACCTTCGTGCCCGAGATGCATCGCGTTCGGCACATTCACTTTGTTGGCATCGGTGGTGCTGGCATGGGTGGTATCGCCGAAGTGTTGGCAAATGAAGGCTATCAGATTAGCGGTTCCGACTTGGCACCCAATGCCGTGACTCAACAGCTGACCGAGCTGGGCGCGCAGATTTACTTTAATCACCGTCCAGAAAACGTGTTGGACGCCAGCGTCGTCGTGGTATCGACGGCTATTTCCGCCGACAACCCGGAGATTGTTGCCGCGCGCGAAGCCCGTATTCCGGTGATTCGCCGTGCTGAAATGCTGGCCGAACTGATGCGTTTTCGCCACGGCATCGCCGTCGCCGGAACCCACGGTAAAACCACGACCACCGCGATGGTCACCAGTATTTATGCCGAAGCCGGGCTGGACCCGACTTTCGTAAACGGCGGTTTGGTGAAAGCCGCAGGGACTCACGCAAGACTGGGTTCCAGCCGTTTTCTGATTGCAGAAGCCGATGAAAGCGACGCGTCTTTCCTGCATTTGCAGCCGATGGTGGCGATTGTGACCAACATCGAAGCAGACCACATGGACACCTATCAGGGTGATTTTGAGAACCTGAAACAGACGTTCATCAACTTCCTGCACAACCTGCCGTTCTACGGGCGCGCGGTAATGTGCATTGATGACCCGGTGATCCGCGAGCTGCTGCCACGCGTTGGCCGCCATATTACGACTTACGGTTTTAGCGAAGACGCCGACGTCTTTATCGAAAGCTATCACCAGGAAGGCGCCCAAGGGCACTTCACCATTCGTCGCCAGGATAAGCCATTGATTAGCGTCACGCTCAATGCGCCGGGCCGCCACAATGCGCTGAACGCCGCAGCGGCCGTTGCCGTGGCGACAGAAGAGGGTATTGAAGACGAAGCCATTCTGCGCGCGTTAGCCGGTTTCCAAGGCACGGGTCGCCGCTTCGACTTCCTCGGCGAATATTCGCTGGAGAACGTGAATGCGAAAAGCGGCAGCGCGATGCTGGTGGACGACTACGGTCACCACCCAACGGAAGTGGATGCCACCATTAAAGCAGCGCGTGCGGGTTGGCCAAACAAGCGTCTGGTGATGATTTTCCAGCCGCACCGTTATACCCGTACTCGCGACCTGTATGACGATTTCGCTAACGTGCTGTCGCAGGTCGACGTGCTGATCATGCTCGACGTTTACCCGGCTGGCGAAGCGCCAATTCCGGGAGCAGACAGCCGCTCGCTGTGTCGCACCATCCGCGCTCGCGGCAAGCTGGACCCGATTTTGGTGTCTGATATTGATGCCGTACCAGAAAATCTGTCGCAAATCCTTGAAGGCGGCGATCTGGTTATGGTGCAGGGCGCCGGTAACATCGGCAAAGTGGCCCGCAAATTGGCTGATCAAAAATTACAGCCGGTGAAAAAAGGGGATGAACATCATGGCTAATAAAGTTGCGGTTTTATTTGGTGGTACTTCCGCAGAGCGCGATGTGTCCCTTAACTCTGGCGCAGCCGTACTGGCTGGGCTGAAAGAAGCCGGCATTGATGCCCACGGCGTCGATACCAAAACGTTTTCGGTTACTCGCCTGAAAGACGAAGGTTTTGACCGCGTCTTTATCGCGCTGCACGGCCGTGGCGGTGAAGATGGCACGCTGCAAGGCCTGTTGGAGCAAGTTGGCCTGCCTTATACGGGCAGCGGCGTGATGGCTTCGGCCTTAACCATGGACAAGTTCCGCACCAAGCTGGTGTGGCAAGCCTTGGGCTTACCGGTGGCTCCTTTCGTCGCGCTGAATAAAAAACAGCTGGGCGAAGTAGGGCAGGGCGCTTTGGCCGACAAAATCGCGAGTTTAGGTCTGCCGCTGATTGTTAAGCCAAGCCGCGAAGGTTCAAGCGTTGGCATGAGCAAAGTCACTTCCGCCGAGCAGTTACTGCCTGCGTTAGAAGAGGGCTTCCGCCATGACGACGACGTGCTGGTGGAGAAGTGGCTGAGTGGCCCTGAGTACACGGTGGCGATTCTGGGTGACCAAGTAATGCCTTCGATTCGCATCCAGCCAGCCGGCGTCTTTTATGACTATCAGGCCAAGTATCTGTCTGACGAAACACAATATTTTTGCCCGAGCGGCTTGAGCAGCGAGCAAGAAGAGCAGCTTTCAGAACTGGCGTTACAGGCTTACCGCGCGCTCGATTGCAGCGGCTGGGGCCGAGTTGACGTGATGCAAGACGCCGACGGCAGCTTCAACCTGTTGGAAGTAAACACTTCCCCGGGTATGACCAGCCACAGTCTGGTGCCGATGGCGGCGAAACAGTTCGGCTTGAGCTTCTCGCAGCTGGTGGTCCGTATTCTGGAGCTGGCCGACTGATATGTCTCAAGCGGCACTGAATGCACGAGAGCGCGCGACAGCTGAAAACAAAGGCGGTCGTCGCAGTAATGGCGGGCAATTAGCAGGAATCATCTTCCTGCTGATGGTGCTAGGTACAGTTTTATGGAGCGCATGGGCAGTTATTGGCTGGATGCAGGACGCAAATCGTTTGCCTCTGTCCCAGTTAGTGGTCACTGGCGAACGCCACTACACCACTAACGATGATATTCGTCAGGCAATTCTGGCCTTAGGTGCGCCAGGAACGTTCATGACGCAGGATGTGAACGTCATTCAGCAGCAGATAGAGCGTTTACCCTGGATAAAACAGGTCAGCGTACGCAAGCAATGGCCGAATGAGTTGAAGATTCATCTGGTGGAGTATGTGCCGGTCGCACATTGGAATGATTTGCATATGGTCGATGCCGACGGCAAACCATTCAGCATACCCGCCGAGCGAGTAGTCAAACAGAAGATGCCGTTGCTTTATGGTCCGGAAGGCAGCGAACAGGATGTTTTGCAAGGTTATCAATCGATGAGCCAGACGCTTTCAGCGGCCAAGTTCACCGTGAAATCAGTGGCAATGAGTGCTCGTCACTCGTGGCAAGTGACTCTGGATAGCGACATCCGGCTGGAGCTGGGAAGAGATGATCGCATGGGGCGCCTACAGCGTTTCATCGACCTTTATCCAAAGCTTCAGCAACAGGCCGAAACCGATAAGAAACGCATCAGTTATGTCGATTTACGTTACGACACCGGTGCATCGGTCGGCTGGGCTCCAGAGTTTATCGATCAGCAAAACAGTAATCAGCAACAGAATCAGGCACAGGCTAAACAACAATGATCAAGTCGACGGACAGAAAACTGGTAGTTGGGCTGGAGATCGGTACGGCGAAAGTCGCCGCATTGGTAGGGGAAGTTCTGCCCGATGGCATGGTCAATATTATCGGTGTGGGAAGCTGCCCGTCACGCGGCATGGATAAGGGCGGCGTGAACGACCTCGAATCAGTGGTGAAATGCGTACAGCGCGCCATTGATCAGGCCGAATTAATGGCGGATTGCCAAATTTCTTCGGTTTACCTTGCTTTGTCTGGTAAACATATCAGTTGTCAGAATGAAATAGGGATGGTTCCTATTTCAGAAGAAGAAGTAACGCAGGAAGATGTAGAGAACGTGGTACATACCGCTAAGTCGGTCCGCGTTCGCGATGAGCATCGCGTGTTGCACGTGATCCCGCAAGAATATGCCATCGACTATCAGGAAGGGATTAAGAATCCGGTGGGGCTTTCAGGTGTGAGAATGCAAGCAAAAGTGCATTTAATAACCTGCCACAATGATATGGCTAAGAATATTGTTAAAGCCGTCGAACGTTGTGGCCTGAAAGTTGACCAACTGATCTTCGCCGGTTTGGCGGCAAGCTATGCCGTGCTGACCGAAGATGAGCGTGAATTAGGTGTTTGCGTCGTGGATATCGGCGGTGGCACCATGGATATCGCGGTTTATACCGGCGGCGCGCTGCGTCATACTAAGGTTATTCCTTATGCGGGTAACGTGGTCACCAGCGATATCGCCTACGCCTTCGGTACACCACCGACTGACGCAGAAGCCATTAAAGTACGCCACGGATGTGCGTTGGGTTCAATTGTTGGCAAAGACGAAAATGTCGAAGTGCCAAGCGTAGGCGGACGCCCGCCACGCAGCCTGCAGCGCCAGACGCTGGCAGAGGTGATTGAACCGCGTTACACGGAATTGCTGAATTTAGTAAATGATGAAATTTTACAATTGCAGGAGCAATTACGTCAGCAAGGCGTAAAACATCATCTGGCCGCTGGCATAGTTCTTACAGGCGGCGCAGCACAAATTGATGGTCTGGCAGCCTGTGCGCAGCGGGTATTCCATACCCAGGTGCGTATTGGACAACCGCTGAACATCACCGGGCTGACAGATTATGCGCAGGAACCTTACTACTCAACGGCTGTAGGGCTACTGCACTACGGGAAAGAGTCTCACCTAAGTGGTGAGGCTGAAGTGGAAAAACGCGCCTCAGTGGGCAGCTGGTTCAAGAGAATCAGTAGCTGGTTGAGAAAAGAGTTTTAATGTTTTAAAAACGGGATCATGCTGTTAGCAATTGCGATCTCGAAGCGACAGGCACAAAACGGAGAGAAACTATGTTTGAACCTATGGAACTGACCAACGACGCGGTGATTAAAGTCATCGGCGTCGGCGGTGGCGGCGGTAACGCCGTAGAACACATGGTGCGCGAGCGCATCGAAGGTGTTGAATTCTTTGCCGTTAACACCGACGCACAGGCGTTGCGTAAAACGGCTGTAGGCCAGACTATCCAAATCGGTAGCGGTATTACCAAAGGTTTGGGTGCTGGTGCGAACCCAGAAGTGGGTCGTAACTCTGCTGAAGAAGACCGTGAAGCTCTGCGCGCTGCACTTGAAGGCGCGGATATGGTCTTCATCGCGGCAGGCATGGGCGGCGGTACCGGTACCGGTGCAGCTCCTGTGGTCGCTGAAGTAGCGAAAGATTTAGGTATTCTGACTGTGGCCGTCGTGACTAAGCCTTTCAACTTCGAAGGCAAGAAACGTATGGCTTTTGCAGAGCAGGGTATCGCCGAGCTGTCCAAACACGTGGACTCCCTGATCACCATTCCTAACGACAAGCTGTTGAAAGTCTTGGGTCGTGGTATCTCCCTGTTGGATGCATTCGGTGCAGCCAACGACGTACTGAAAGGTGCAGTTCAAGGTATCGCCGAACTGATCACCCGTCCGGGTCTGATGAACGTCGACTTTGCTGACGTGCGTACCGTGATGTCAGAAATGGGTTATGCCATGATGGGCTCTGGTGTGGCATGTGGCGAAGACCGTGCGGAAGAAGCTGCCGAAATGGCAATTTCCAGCCCACTGTTGGAAGACATCGACCTATCCGGCGCTCGCGGCGTACTGGTCAACATCACCGCTGGCTTCGACCTGCGTTTGGATGAGTTCGAAACCGTGGGTAACACTATCCGTGCTTTCGCTTCTGACAATGCGACCGTGGTTATCGGTACGTCACTTGACCCAGAAATGAATGACGAATTGCGTGTCACCGTGGTGGCAACAGGTATTGGCATGGATAAGCGCCCAGAAATCACTCTGGTCACTAACAAGCCAGCCAGCCAGCCAGTTATGGATCACCGTTATCAGCAGCACGGGCTGTCGCCTCTGCCGCAGGAAACTAAGCCAGCAGCGAAGGTGGTTAATGATCCGAACACGCAATCTAATAAAGAGCCTGACTATTTGGACATCCCAGCCTTCCTGCGTAAGCAGGCAGACTAGTCCTAATTGTAGGATCTCCGCTCTTTGTGCTAAACTGTCCCGCCGAGCTTAATGTATTATAGGCTCGGTTGGATGGACAACATTGCGAGATAAAAACGATGATCAAACAACGTACATTAAAACGTATCGTTCAGGCGACGGGCGTCGGTTTGCATACCGGCAAGAAAGTCACCCTGACTCTGCGTCCTGCACCGGCCAATACCGGGGTCATCTATCGTCGCACTGACTTGAATCCACCGGTCGATTTCCCGGCAGATGCCAAATCCGTGCGTGATACCATGCTCTGTACTTGCCTGGTTAATGAGCATGACGTACGTATTTCTACGGTTGAGCACCTTAATGCGGCGCTGGCAGGCTTAGGCATCGATAACATCGTTATCGAAGTTGATGCTCCAGAAGTGCCGATTATGGACGGTAGTGCAGCACCTTTCGTCTATCTGTTGATGGATGCAGGTATTGAAGAACTGAACTGCGCCAAGAAATTCTTGCGCATTAAAGACACTGTCCGTGTTGAAGACGGCGACAAGTGGGCTGAATTTAAACCATTCAATGGTTTCTCTTTGGACTTCACTATCGACTTTAATCATCCGGCCATTGACGCGAGTTCTCAGCGCTACAAAATGAACTTCTCCGCAGAAGCATTTGTTCGCCAAATCAGCCGCGCCCGCACGTTTGGATTTATGCGTGATATCGAGTACCTGCAGTCACGTGGTTTGTGCCTGGGTGGCAGCTTTGATTGCGCAATTGTTGTGGATGATTACCGCGTGCTTAACGAAGATGGCCTGCGTTTTGAAGATGAATTCGTTCGTCACAAAATGCTCGATGCTATCGGCGATTTGTTCATGTGTGGACATAACATTATTGGTGCGTTTACCGCATACAAGTCTGGTCATGCACTGAACAACAAGTTACTGCAAGCGGTACTGGCTAAGCAGGAAGCCTGGGAATACGTTACCTTCCAGGATGAAGCTGAAGT
This window contains:
- the ftsW gene encoding cell division protein FtsW, coding for MRIPGLSLAGKFNDWVMGSKENESTTLVLYDRTLLWLTFGLAIIGFVMVTSASMPIGQRLADDPFLFAKRDAIYLGLAFGLSLVTLRVPMIVWQKYSNVLLLISIVMLLVVLVVGSSVNGASRWISFGPLRIQPAEFSKLSLFCYLASYLVRKVDEVRSNFWGFCKPMGVMVILAVLLLAQPDLGTVVVLFITTLAMLFLAGAKMWQFLAIIGSGAFAVVLLIVAEPYRMRRVTSFWNPWADPFGSGYQLTQSLMAFGRGEFWGQGLGNSVQKLEYLPEAHTDFIFSILGEELGYFGVVLALLMVFFVAFRAMSIGRRALEIDQRFSGFLSCSIGVWFSFQALVNVGAAAGMLPTKGLTLPLISYGGSSLLIMSTAIVLLLRVDFETRLAKAQAFVRSAR
- the ftsQ gene encoding cell division protein FtsQ → MSQAALNARERATAENKGGRRSNGGQLAGIIFLLMVLGTVLWSAWAVIGWMQDANRLPLSQLVVTGERHYTTNDDIRQAILALGAPGTFMTQDVNVIQQQIERLPWIKQVSVRKQWPNELKIHLVEYVPVAHWNDLHMVDADGKPFSIPAERVVKQKMPLLYGPEGSEQDVLQGYQSMSQTLSAAKFTVKSVAMSARHSWQVTLDSDIRLELGRDDRMGRLQRFIDLYPKLQQQAETDKKRISYVDLRYDTGASVGWAPEFIDQQNSNQQQNQAQAKQQ
- the murG gene encoding undecaprenyldiphospho-muramoylpentapeptide beta-N-acetylglucosaminyltransferase translates to MSGKTKRLMVMAGGTGGHVFPGLAVAHHLMAQGWEVRWLGTADRMEADLVPKNGIEIDFIQISGLRGKGLKAQLTAPLRIYHAWRQAKVIMRRFQPDVVLGMGGYVSGPGGLAAWSCGIPVVLHEQNGIAGLTNRWLSRIAKKVLQAFPGAFPNADVVGNPVRTDVLALPLPDVRLADRQGPIRVLVVGGSQGARVLNQTMPELAALLGDKITLWHQVGKGALGTVEQAYEKVGQTQHKITEFIDDMAEAYAWADVVVCRSGALTVSEIAAAGLPAIFVPFQHKDRQQYWNALPLEKAGAAKIIEQANFSAAAVADAMSGWDRTHLLEMARAARAVAIPDATERVAAEVVAASEK
- the murC gene encoding UDP-N-acetylmuramate--L-alanine ligase; the protein is MNTQQLAKLRTFVPEMHRVRHIHFVGIGGAGMGGIAEVLANEGYQISGSDLAPNAVTQQLTELGAQIYFNHRPENVLDASVVVVSTAISADNPEIVAAREARIPVIRRAEMLAELMRFRHGIAVAGTHGKTTTTAMVTSIYAEAGLDPTFVNGGLVKAAGTHARLGSSRFLIAEADESDASFLHLQPMVAIVTNIEADHMDTYQGDFENLKQTFINFLHNLPFYGRAVMCIDDPVIRELLPRVGRHITTYGFSEDADVFIESYHQEGAQGHFTIRRQDKPLISVTLNAPGRHNALNAAAAVAVATEEGIEDEAILRALAGFQGTGRRFDFLGEYSLENVNAKSGSAMLVDDYGHHPTEVDATIKAARAGWPNKRLVMIFQPHRYTRTRDLYDDFANVLSQVDVLIMLDVYPAGEAPIPGADSRSLCRTIRARGKLDPILVSDIDAVPENLSQILEGGDLVMVQGAGNIGKVARKLADQKLQPVKKGDEHHG
- a CDS encoding D-alanine--D-alanine ligase; this translates as MANKVAVLFGGTSAERDVSLNSGAAVLAGLKEAGIDAHGVDTKTFSVTRLKDEGFDRVFIALHGRGGEDGTLQGLLEQVGLPYTGSGVMASALTMDKFRTKLVWQALGLPVAPFVALNKKQLGEVGQGALADKIASLGLPLIVKPSREGSSVGMSKVTSAEQLLPALEEGFRHDDDVLVEKWLSGPEYTVAILGDQVMPSIRIQPAGVFYDYQAKYLSDETQYFCPSGLSSEQEEQLSELALQAYRALDCSGWGRVDVMQDADGSFNLLEVNTSPGMTSHSLVPMAAKQFGLSFSQLVVRILELAD